Genomic segment of Novipirellula artificiosorum:
CGGTCGCGGCGGTGTTCGTGCCGTCGCTGACGGATAAGGTCAGTGTGAATGAGGTGTCGTTTTCATAATCAATCGCGGCGGCATTGGCGACGGTGATCTGTCCGCTGCCAGAATCGATGGCGAAGGCACCGCCGGTGTTTCCGGCGGTAATCGTCCAGGCCGAGAATGTTGTCGCGGCGTCATCATCCGACGCCGTCACGGTTCCGACCACCGTGGTGTTGCCAGCGGTTTCACTAACCAAAAACGTCTGTGACGGATCGATCACGGGGGTGTTGTCGTTCTCGGCTTGGACGTTAACCAGGACGGTTTCGGTCGCCGCGGTGTTCGTGCCGTCGCTGACGGTGAGGGTCAGCGTGAACGTGGTGTCGTTTTCATAATCGATCGCCGCGGCATTGGCGACCGTGATCTGTCCGCTGCTGGAATCGATGGCGAAGGCACCGCCGGTGTTGCCAGCGGTAATCGTCCAGGCCGAGAACGTTGTCCCCGTGTCATCATCGGACGCCGTTACCGTTCCGACGACCGTGGTGTTGCCTGCCGTTTCGCTAACCGAAAACGTTTGCGACGGATCGATCACGGGGGTGTTGTCGTTCTCGGCTTGGACGTTAACCAGGACGGTTTCGGTCGCCGCGGTGTTCGTGCCGTCGCTGACGGTGAGGGTCAGCGTGAACGTGGTGTCGTTTTCATAATCGATCGCCGCGGCATTGGCGACCGTGATCTGCCCGCTGCTGGAATCGATGGCGAAGGCACCGCCGGTGTTTCCAGCGGTAATTGCCCAGGCCGAGAATGTTGTCGCCGCGTCATCATCCGACGCCGTCACGGTTCCGACGACCGTGGTGTTGCCTGCCGTTTCGCTAACCGAAAACGTTTGCGACGGATCGATCACAGGGGTGTTGTCGTTCTCGGCTTGGACGTTAACCAAGACGGTTTCGGTCGCGGAGGTATTCGCGCCGTCGCTGACGGTGAGGGTCAGCGTGAACGTGGTGTCGTTTTCATAATCGATCGCCGCGGCATTGGCGACCGTGATCTGTCCGCTGCTGGAATCGATGGCGAAGGCACCGCCAGTGTTTCCAGCGGTAATCGCCCAGGCCGAGAACGTTGTCCCCGCGTCATCATCGGACGCCGTCACGGTTCCGACGACCGTGGTGTTGCCTGCCGTTTCGCTAACCGAAAACGTTTGCGACGGATCGATCACAGGGGTGTTGTCGTTCTCGGCTTGGACGTTAACCAGGACGGTTTCGGTCGCCGAGGTGTTCCCGCCATCGCTGACGGTGAGCGTCAATGTGAACGTGGTGTCGTTTTCATAATCAATCGCGGCGGCGTTGGCGACCGTGATCTGTCCGCTGCTGGAATCGATGGCGAAGGCACCGCCGGTGTTTCCAGCGGTAATCGTCCAGGCCGAGAATGTTGTCGCGGCGTCATCATCGGACGCCGTTACCGTTCCGACGACCGTGGTGTTGCCGGCGTTTTCGCTAACCGAAAACGTTTGCGACGGATCGATCACGGGGGTGTTGTCATTCTCGGCTTGGACGTTGACCAAGACGGTTTCGGTCGCCGCGATATTCGCACCGTCGGTGACGGTCAAGGTCAGCGTGAACGTGGTGTCGTTTTCATAATCGATCGCCGCGGCGTTGGCGACCGTGATCTGTCCGCTGCCGGAATCGATGGCGAAGGCGCCGCCGGTGTTGCCAGCGGTAATCGTCCAGGCCGAGAATGTTGTCAAGGCGTCATCATCGGACGCCGTCACCGTTCCGACGACCGTGGTGTTGCCGGCGGTTTCGCTAACTGAGAACGTCTGCGACGGATCGATCACGGGGGTGTTGTCGTTCAGATCGTTGACGTTGATCGTCAACGCTTCGTCAAAAGCATTGCCAGCGGAGTCGGTCACGCGGACGGTGACGGAATAGGAACTCTTGGATTCGTAGTCCAAGAAACCATCCATCAGCACGAGTTGATCGCCTGACCCACCGATCGAAAACTTGGTCTGGTCTGCACCACTGACGATGGACCAAGTGAAGGTGTCGCCAGCGTCCGCGTCCGTTGCCAACAGCGTTCCTACACTCACGCCAAGTGTCGTGTCGGTATTTTCGTCTGGCGTCGTAGCCGCGAGCGCAATGTCGGTTGGAGTTGCATTCACTACTGTATAGAAGAGCTGCAATTCGGGCGGAGCCACTCCTTCGCGGCTGGAGTACGTGTAGCTTTCCGTACCGGTCTCGGAGCAGCCAACGATCAAGCCGTTGTTTGTCGTCGTGCCATCGTACCAATCCTGAACCAAGGCTGTGATATCCCAGCCATGTTGTCCGGTGCCGGTGGCGTTGAAGGTCGCGACGGCGGTTGAGTTATAGGTTCCCCCATTCCACGCCACACCGCTGGCACGGTCATTCCAACTCGGGAACCCGCTGGTACCGTTCTGGCCGCCTTCCACCCAAGACTCCGTGACCTCGTAAACGCTGACGTCAAAGGCGGATGCGCCTGCAGTGGCCTGCATCGTCAAGGTCGCACCGGTGATCGTTGCACCGACGGGAATGCTGCTCAAATCAAACCGAAGCAGCGCACGGCTGTCACCAATGTCGCCACCCGATTTGTCAACAATTAGCGTCGTCGAGGTACCGTAATTGAATCCGCTGTTGTCTTTATTAAGGTAAGTGTCAGCGACTGGATTGAGGGTGATGGACGGGGCCTCGAATATGTCATTGATGTCAATCGTGTAGGACTCGAAGTCCTCCGGATCACCAGGGATAGTCGCGTCATCGATATTGACCGTGACGTCCAAGTAGGGATTGGTTTCAAAATCGAGACTCACGCCCGATTGAAGTCGCAGCTCATTGCCGACGATCTCGAACATCCCTACGTCGACCCCCGTCAATGACAGCGTTCCGGTTCCCAACGCGTCGTCGGTGACTGAGATCGTTGCGACGGTTGTGTAAGAACTCGTGTCAGCGTCCTCATCCAATTGCGTCACCACCGGCGTGATGGCGACGGTTGGCGCCTCATTCACATCGCTCACGTCAACCGTGATCGTTTCGTTGTACGAGTTGTTGGCTGAGTCGGCGACTTGTACGCTGACGGTGTACGTGGACTTGGTTTCAAAGTCCAAAACGCCATCATCAAGCGTCAATTCGCCCGTCGCTGCGTTCAGCGTGAACAACGCACCGTCGCCACCAGCCAGCTTTGACCAAGTAAACGTCTCGCCTGAATCGGGATCGGTCGCCGACAGATTGCCGAATGAATGTCCGCCGGAAGTATCGGTGTTTTCATCAACCGACAACGAGTTGGGCGTGACATCGGTCGGCGCTGAGTTCGTTGGGAGTGAATAACTGATTACGAGTTGTGGCCCATTCGCTCCGCCTTCGGCGCTGGTAAATCGAAGTTCCGGGACAGGTGTTCCACCAAGTCCAGCACCCAAGTGTCCATCCAGAGCAATGCCGTAGTTCTGCGAGGGTGTATCAACCCACGTCTGAACGAGCGATTCTAAATCGGTGATTTCACGCCAGTCGTTGACCACTTCCGTTCCTGAACCAGAAAAGCCGTCTGGGTCGGCTTCGTCCCAGCCAGTACCAACCTCTGAGCTGAGCTGGCCGCCGGGTGTCGTCCAGCTGTTGGTTCCGTCGCGTGAGACCCATGTTGCCTGACCGACCGTCCAGTCTTCCAGCACCTGATGCGCCCTGACTTCGACACCGGAGGAAAACGTCGCTTTGTGATCCCAGTCCTCGAGATAGACTCGCAACGTTGCCGAGTCGATGGTCGCTCCAACTGGAATGCTGGAGAGATCGAATTGCATGATGGGAAGGTGATCATAACCGTTAGGCCCGGTGCTTGGATCGCTGCCCAGCACCAGGGTGGCTTGGCTGTCGTGGTTTGTACTCTGATTGACGTTGTCTAGCCAGGTATCGGCGGTTGCCGTTAGGGTGACGAGACCAGCTTCATACGCTCCGATATCGGGAGAATCGAAACGGGCGACGCCTCGTTGGTCCGTCGATGGCGCACCACTGGATGTCCCCGCGTTGTACGCTGGGCTCGTCGTGGTAATGGCATGCGTTTTGGCGAAGCCACCATTATTGGCCAGCGGGGCGAGCATCGCATCGATCGGTGAACCCAGCGTGCCGACTTGGTTCCCATTGACTCCATCAACCATATCGGATTGGCCGGTTCCGTCACCGATCAAGTTGTTGCCGCTGTCGATGAATTGGCCGTCCGCATCGTTGTTGGCGGAAGTGGCCGTGTTCTGGGCGATGATGGTGTTCTTTAGGTCGACTTGGTTCCCCGGTCCGAATGTGCGGATTCCCCCACCGGTATCGGCTTCATTGTCGGTGACGGTACCGTTGATGATTGCAACGTCGTCTCGGGTATAGAGTCCGCCACCGGAGGACTGAGCTGTATTGCCGCTGATCGTGACGTTGGTCATCGTCAGGAAACCAGCAGCAACATAGTTGTTGTAAATTCCGCCGCCGGAATCCGCGCCATTGTCGCTGATCGTGACACGTTCAATCGTAGCCTTGTTGGCGTTGTACAACCCGCCGCCGTTAATCGTTGATCCAACCCCACCGTTTTGCTCGATGACGACATCGGTTAGCGTGATCGTACCATCATTGTAGATACCGGCCCCGTTGGAGCCACCGTTATCGGTCACGATGACGTTTTGTAAAGTCAATTCAGCATCGCTGGTGGCAACACGAATGCCACCACCGTCTCCGCTGATTACACCGGCGGTCACCGTCAGATTCGTCATCGTCAAATGCGCACTGTGAACATCGAAGACCCGGTCATTGTACTGACCATCGATCGTTGTCAAATCGGCTCCGGCACCCTGGATCGTCACGTCGACACTGATATCCAAGTCACCAAGATTGCCACCATCTTCGCTTGCGCCCGTGCGCGTCAGTTCGTACGCACCTGCCGAAAGCACGATCGTGTCGCCCGCGGTGGCACTCAAGATCGCTTCTCTTAGCGACGTCAGCCCATCGCCTGCGTTGACAAGATCGGAAACGGTATCCACCGTGATGGTGCTTAGCTTGCCACGCCAATTTGCTTGGGCGGTTTCGCTGATCGCTGCCTGGGACTCAATCGCTCCCGTCGAGAATTCGAGTTCCCAGTCCCCGCCAAACGCGGCATGCCCGGTGTCATCGTCGCTCGCTGCTACATCGGCTCCCGACAGCGTCGCGAGGGACTCGATTAGCATCCGGCCATCCTCGGTCGCGGCCAAATCGCAACCATAAAGCAAGAGGTCGCTTTCGCTCTGCAGCGATGTTTGCCATGACGCGATCTGCCCGGCGTATCCATCGAGGTTCGATGCGCTAATCCATGTGCTCCCCAGTTTGATTGCACCGTCCTCGGCATGAGAAACCAGGTGCAACGATGAGATTCCCGTTCGGCTTTCGAGGATCTCGGTGATCTGGTCAATGCCGTCGCGTTGCTGATCCAGCACAAAAACGTCAAGGTCCCGGTCGGAGTCTCGGAAATCATCGAGCAGTTTTTGAAGATCGGAGATCGCTGAATCGACGATCACCAGTTCGCTGGCTTGGTGAATGGTTGCCTGCGCCGCCGACTCTGGGGCTGCTGCCGAGGGGTCCTGCGTCGCGACCGGTTGCAGTTCAGCGACCATCACGGCCGAATCGTCGGCATTCGTGGCCGCAACCACATCGATGGGAGCAGCGCTGAACAAAATCCGCGGCTCCAGTTCCGTTAACGCGGCGGAGCGTTCCCATTGCCCCGGTCCATGGCGGCGTTGGGCAGCACGACCGATCTTGGTCGCCGTTTCGTCGAGCGCCAACAGCGTGTGCTGCCAGAAATCGCTGATCAGGTTGCCGAAAGCCATAGACCGTGACATAGAAATGGTATTGGGAAAGAAGGCGCAGAATCATCCATGTGAACCCTAGCCGATGAATCGTCACCGAGCCGAAAGGGAAGGATGCGCAAGCTAGGTATTTTAGGTCGCGTGTTTTTTTTGGGGGGCACTGCGCAGGTTGTATCGAGTAAATGTTCACGTGTGATCAAGGATTTCCAAGAATGATTCTGTACATCCTGTCTCGGTTATGCCGATTGTCACTGTTAGGCGTGTCCCCGTTGCGGAACCGCGTAACCACGGATGCATGATTCAGGAACAAGTGCAACACTCTGGCAGGATCACGACCGAGACCCCCACACCGAGGCGTACCCGCGGTACGCGAGGCAGTGCTGCGCGGTCCTTGCGAAGACGCTTTGCAATTGCCGGAATCCTCTGTGGCGTCAGCGTCTTTTCGTTGTCCGCCACAAGCTCGACGGCTTTGGCTCAAGATGGATTGATCGAATCCGTCAGCGATTCACGCTTGAATGCGATCCATGCGAACACCCACAACCATTTTTGGACGTCACTTGACCAATACCGAGCTCGTGCTTGGCAGCTTCCCGACGACCGATTGAGGGATTCGGCGGAAGTGACCCTCGCTGTACCGCTCGAGCCGATGTGGTGGGAAATGCCACTTGCCGGGTCGCTGGGACTCGCCGATCAAACGCAGCCGGTCGACATTGATTGGCTCATTTCCTTAGCCATTTCGAACTCACCCCATGTTCAGGCGGTGCTGACCGAGCCTGAGATTCGGCGGACGGAAATCGTCATCGCCGATGCCGAGTTCGATCCCTTAGCCTTTGTTGAATCCAAGTTCGCCGACACGAATGACCCGGTGGGCAGTGCGTTGACCACCGGTGACAACTCAACGCGGTACGTTGATGAGACGCTCAGCGGCGTGGGGGGCATTCACAGCAAGATGCGTGCGGGGGGGCAGTTTGAATTGTCGCAACGGGCAGGATACCAAGCGAACAACTCGACCTTCTTGATCCCCAATCCTCAGGGGACCACGCGGTTAGAATTCAGTTTTACGCAGCCGTTGATGAAAGATCGCGGAAAGGCATTCAACCAAACACGGATGATGTTGGCACGGCTCGATGTGCAACAAGCCTCGAGCGAAGTGCGTCAGAGCTTGGAACGACACCTCGTTGACGTTGCCGATGCCTATTGGAGCTTGTACCAAGCACGCGCCGAATGGCTGCAACGGAACCAGCTGCTTTCGTCCGCACAGCAGCTCCATGATGTGCTGCGTTCACGCCAGGGGATCGATTCGCACCAACGTCAGGTGTTGAGGGCGAATGTGGCGGTTGCCAGTCGACGGTCTGATTTGGTGCGTGCCGAAACGCGGATCCGCAATGCTCAGTCGCGGTTGAGGATGTTGACAGCCAGCCCAATGCTGATGCATGCCCATCTGCAGGAACTCGCTCCCCAGGACCACCCGTTCGTGTTGCCGTTAGAATTATCGGTTCGACAATCGGTGATCACGGCGCTAGAACAACGCGCGGACATCAACGAAGCGATTCGCCGTGTTCAAGCGATGTCGCTCCGCGTGGGTGCCGCGAAGAACCAGGTCCTGCCGAGGCTCGACTTGATCCTCAGCAGCTATGTCGCCGGACTCGATGGAAACCGCAGTTCCCTGCAGGCGTTTGAAAACCAGTTCAATGGCGGGCAACCAAGCTATGCGGCGGGTTTCTTGTTTGAGTTGCCGATTGCCAATCGGGCCAGCCGAGCCAGGTTGACTCGCAACCGTCTCGAAATGACCCGCGCGATGTACGAATTCCAGCAGGCGACCGAGGTCGCGTTTACGGAAGTCGAAATTGCAGCACGAGAGACCAGTACGGCCTATCAGGAGATGTTGGTCAAGAAACAATCGATTGACGTTCAAACGCAAGAAGTGGAGTACCTGCAACAACGATGGGAGTTATTGCCGGACCCCGAGGAATCCAGTGTGGTCTTGATTGACGATCTGTTGGATGCCCAGCAGCGGCTTGCGGATGAAGAGAGATCCTACGTGGATGCGCAAGTTGCCTATGCCATGTCGTGGGTACAGCTTCGCAGGGCCATGGGGATCCTGCTGCGGGTCGACGAATTGCCGACGCACGAAATCGACATTCCTTGTGGCATCTGGCAACCATCCGAAGAGTCGGACGTCGTGATCGAGGCAGCGGAGATGGCGTTACCATGAGTTCTCGAGTCTTTCCTCGCGGCGAACGTGCCAAGCAGGCTCGGTGCATCAGCGGTCGGCTCCATCGCCCAGATTGGATTCCGTCGCAGTTGCAAAGGACGAGGCAGCTTTCCGAAGCGCTTCGAGATTCGAGCGATGCGGAACTTGCCGAACAAACCGATCGCTTGAGACGAAGCGTCACAGCGACAAGCGAGGATGAACTGATTCCCCTCGCAGCTGCCTCCGTCGTCGAGGCGGTCCGTCGTGTCATGAACCTCGACCTTTTTGATGTTCAACTGCACGCAGGGCTCATCGTCGCCTGCGATGCCGTAGCCGAAATGCAGACGGGCGAAGGAAAGACGCTCTCGGGCATCTTTCCCACCTACTACAAGGCCATTCGGGGACGAGGCGTCCATGTGGTCATGCCGAACGAGTATCTCGCCAGCCGTGACTATGAATATTTGACTCCTGTTTTCCACCGACTGGCGACCACCACGGGGTTAATCGGCGACGATCGGTCACGCTCCGAGAACCGACAAGCCTATCGGGCGGATGTGACCTACGGTCCGGCACATACATTCGGCTTCGATTTCCTTCGTGACCAGGTTCTTGCCGATCGCTCGTCTCGCCGGCTTGGCGATCGCGTCTTTGAGATGCTTGAGCGTCCCTCGGAAAGCGAATTGCCTGTGCAGCGGGGACTCTATGCTGCGATCATCGATGAAGTGGATCATGTGTTGATTGACGACGCGGTTTCGCCTTTGCTGCTTAGTGCGCATCAGGGCGATCGTGCAGTCGATGCATCGATTCATCTTCGCGCGATCGACGTGGCGAAGGCCATGAATCCAATAGCGGACTTTTACGTCGATCGGACAACGCGTCAGGTCCATCTTTCCGATGCCGGCTACCATTCCGCCTACCGACATACGGAGATGGCCATCCATCCGAGGCTGGTACGTCCGTGGCATGAGTATGTCGTGCTGGCATTGCGCACAGCGCATCTGTACCACCGTGACGTCGAATACGTGGTTCATCAGGGAAAAGTGAAGATTGTCGATTCAGCAACCGGGCGTATTTTCGAAGACCGGTCATGGTCCGATGGGTTGCATCAAGCCGTCGAAGCGGCTGAGGGGCTTCCCATCACACCCGAGCGATACGCGGTGGCCCGGATCACGCGGCAACGCTTTTTTCGAGAATACGAGTGTCTCGCGGGGATGACGGGAACCGTGGATGGCTGTCAACATGAGTTTGCGACGGTTTACGGAGTACCGGTGATGACAGTACCGCTGCGAGTGAGTAGCCAGCGTCAACGGTTGGCGGACGCCGTTACCCCAACGTCCGATGCGAAGTGGCAGCAGATCGCCGAGGAAACCGAGCGTCTGTCCAAAGCGGGGCGACCGGTGTTGATTGGGACCTCGACCATTAGCGAGAGCCATGAAATTGCGGAGCATCTGAGTCAGCGTGGTTTGTCGTTTCATTTACTCAATGGCGTCCAAGATGCAGATGAGGCGTCGATCGTAGCACTCGCGGGTCGCTCAGGTGCGATAACGGTTGCGACCAACTTAGCTGGCCGAGGTACCGACATTACCCTGGACTCCGAAGCGGAACAGGCGGGAGGGTTGCATGTCATTGTCAGCCAACGCAACCCCTTGTCGCGAGTGGAACGGCAACTGATCGGTCGCTGCGCGCGATGCGGGGATCCAGGATCCGCGCGGGTCTACCTTTCGGCTGAAGATCAACTGATCTGCGACCACGCGCCGTGGATCCGTCGGGCGATTGTTCGCGCCACCCGATTGTGTCGCACACCGTCCCCAAAAATCGAACGCTACCTCCGTCGCATTCAGGCGGATCGCCAGCGACACTTCGAAAACCAACGCTGGAAACTGCTTCAGTCGGACCAAGACCGTGAATTGATGCTTCGGCGTGGACAAGCCGCAATCGCTTGCGACCAACTCTAACTGATGAAGATGGTTTCATTGAAACAGAGCCTTACCATGATTTGTTCGAATCACCGCCTGACGGGCGCCGTCTTCGCATTGGTTACGATGGCCTCACTGGCTGGTCCCTTGATGGCCCAGCAACAGCTTGAAGGTTTTACGGAGCCGTATCGACGCATTGCCGTTCCTGCCAGCGAGATTGGGGTGATTTCTGAGATCGCCGTGGTCGAAGGCGACGAGGTGCTTCAGTCGCAACTGCTCGCTCGTCTCAATGACACGGTCCTGGTGGCTTCCTTGGAAGTCGCTCGTGCCTCAAAAGATGCGATGGGGACTCGACGCGGTGCGGAAGCGGAAGTCCGAGTTCGCGAAAAGCAACTTGCAAGCTACAGGGAGCTTCAAGAAAACGGAAACGCTTCGAGAAGGGAACTCGATCGCAGTGAGACGGAATACCAACAGGCGATCGCCCGTTTGCAAGCGATCGACGAAGAGTTGGAAGTGCGCCGGCTCGAGTATGAACGAGTGAAGGCACAGGTCCAGCGTCGTCGGATCGAATCGCCGATCAGTGGGGTCGTCGTGGAAGTCGCTAAAGAAGCGGGCGAGTTTGTTTCACCAACCGATCCCATTGTGTTACAAGTCGTTCAGCTGGATCAGTTGAAGGCAATTTTCTCGGTCCCTCTTTCGTTGATCCGCTACGTTCGCGAGGGAGCTGAGGTCACGCTACAGACAGGACGCGAGAACCGAGACACGCAAGGGATTGTGGAGTTTGTTTCCCCTGTTGCGGATGCCGAGAGTGGTTCGGTTCGAGTGAAGATTCGAATTCCAAACTTGCAGCGATCGATCCAAAGCGGTATTGCGGTCCGCTGGTTCCTCGACGCGCCCACCGTACGCATCAGCCAACGAACGGACTAAGCAACACGATGCGAAAACCACAAGGGTTTGATGAGGAGCGTCCGTCCCGGCTTGCGGCTGCGCCTCGTCGGACCGACACCGTGGATCTGGCTGCATCGATGGATGCAAAGCTGCGCGTGCTTTCGATCGTGATCGAGCTTCAATCGCATCTCGACGGCGCGTCGACGCTCGCCGACGCAGGACAACAGACCGCATTGGCCATCCGCGAGGCGGTCTCGGCATCCAACGTTTTGATTGCTTGGCGCCGCTTCGATGCCGTGGGCGTTCCCGCTCCGCTGCAATTGATCGGCCAATCCTCACCGCCTGGGGATCAAGATGCTGCGTTGGGTTTGCAAACTGTCTTGTCGGCGCTCGAGGAGGTTGCCTTGCGCGGCGACCCGCTTTGTTGGCCCTCGACCGATCCGGCGGCAAGGCATTGCTTGTTGGCCGTCAACCAATACGCCAAATCCATTGGGCTTTCGCAACTGGTCGGCGTTTGCTTGCGCCAGGGCGACAACCAAGTCCGCGGCGTCGTGTTGGTCGTCGATCCCAATGCTACCGAGTTAGCGTTCGCACAGACGTTGTTGCAAATCGTGCAAATTCCGCTCGCAAGTAAATTGGTTGCGATCCAACGCTCGACGCCGAAACCGTGGGAACGCTGGTTCCGCGGCTTGATGCGCTGGACGGAATCGTCGCGACGCAACGTGATCGCGGTGGTGGTCGTCGCCGTCGCCTTCTTGATGTGTGTTCCCGTTTCCTATCATGTGCGTTGTGATTGCGAGCTGCAGCCGACGCACCGCCGATACATCGCCTCTCCGTTCGATGCGCCTTTGGAAAAAGCACATGTCCGCCCCGGTGACCTCGTTGACCAGGGACAGTTGTTGGCGTCCATCGATTCACGCGAACTTGACCTTCAAATCGCGAGTGTCGAGGCGAAATGGAACCAATCCGAGCAGTTACGACACCAGAAGGTTGTGGCTCACGATTTTGCAGAGAGTCGAATCGCTGAACTGGAATCCAAACGGTTGAAGTTGGAAGCGGAACTGCTGCAATATCACCACGACCATTTGCGAGTGGTCAGCCCGATTGCAGGGGTGGTCGTGAGCGGCGACCATCAGCGATCCGAAGGCGTACCCTTGAAAAAGGGCGATGTGCTTTTTGAGATTGCACCACTCGGCGAAATGATTGCCGAGGTTTCGGTGGACGAGCAGGAGTTCAAAAATGTCACGGAATCGATGAGCGTCCGTATCGTCTTGTTTGCGATGCCCAATCGAACCCTCCAAGGCGACGTGGATCGAGTCCATCCGCAAGCGGAATTGAAAGGGCACCAAAATGTTTTCGTCGCCGAAACCGAGCTGATGGATCCTGATAATCTGCTTCGTCCAGGAATGCGTGGCTACGCCTGGGTCGATAGTGGTCGTCGCGCGTTGGGATGGATTTTGTTTCATCGCGCTTATGCTTCGGCTCGTGCGGC
This window contains:
- a CDS encoding efflux RND transporter periplasmic adaptor subunit, which encodes MICSNHRLTGAVFALVTMASLAGPLMAQQQLEGFTEPYRRIAVPASEIGVISEIAVVEGDEVLQSQLLARLNDTVLVASLEVARASKDAMGTRRGAEAEVRVREKQLASYRELQENGNASRRELDRSETEYQQAIARLQAIDEELEVRRLEYERVKAQVQRRRIESPISGVVVEVAKEAGEFVSPTDPIVLQVVQLDQLKAIFSVPLSLIRYVREGAEVTLQTGRENRDTQGIVEFVSPVADAESGSVRVKIRIPNLQRSIQSGIAVRWFLDAPTVRISQRTD
- a CDS encoding efflux RND transporter periplasmic adaptor subunit, which translates into the protein MRKPQGFDEERPSRLAAAPRRTDTVDLAASMDAKLRVLSIVIELQSHLDGASTLADAGQQTALAIREAVSASNVLIAWRRFDAVGVPAPLQLIGQSSPPGDQDAALGLQTVLSALEEVALRGDPLCWPSTDPAARHCLLAVNQYAKSIGLSQLVGVCLRQGDNQVRGVVLVVDPNATELAFAQTLLQIVQIPLASKLVAIQRSTPKPWERWFRGLMRWTESSRRNVIAVVVVAVAFLMCVPVSYHVRCDCELQPTHRRYIASPFDAPLEKAHVRPGDLVDQGQLLASIDSRELDLQIASVEAKWNQSEQLRHQKVVAHDFAESRIAELESKRLKLEAELLQYHHDHLRVVSPIAGVVVSGDHQRSEGVPLKKGDVLFEIAPLGEMIAEVSVDEQEFKNVTESMSVRIVLFAMPNRTLQGDVDRVHPQAELKGHQNVFVAETELMDPDNLLRPGMRGYAWVDSGRRALGWILFHRAYASARAALGW